gcttatcgtgtcgaaatcatataaagttttaagtttaaatttgatcgaaaattcctgggtcatcacaatatatatatatatatatatatatatatatatatatatatatatatatatatatatatatataatcgtgaatcgtcggaacttggtcggggttaattgaatgtatgatcacagtttaaaattcttgagatttaacttaacaaactttacttatcgtgtcggaaaatgtaaagataaagtttaaatttgatcgaaaattttcgggttgtcacattacatgcctcgtatttcgaatacgTTCAAAAAAAAGCGTAactgaaaaatggggtgttacaatatCTTGTTACCAAAGTTATGATTATATATTTGTATAGAATATTTGGCTATGTATAGAATAGATAAGTTTTGTAAAGTCAACCCCATAAATTGTGGAATTGTTTTGTTAGGATCGATATATGCATAGCTGTATATATTAAAGGACacacaaaattatcattcttataaataTAAGGAAATGTAAAGTACATTTTGAGATGGTACATACATACACAAAAATAAAATACAGACATTATAAAATTTATCTAAAAGATTTTATTCATTCCTAATATTTTTAACGCGGACTTTGTAACTCGATCATCATTTCTTTGATTGAGGTGGTGCTACTTGAATTATAAGACCATAAATATCACTATTAGGTATTAGAGGTACACGATAACGATTCATATCTTGACTTTCAATCATTAAGATGCTATTCTAATTATTCTTTCAAGCTCATTGGTCACTTCTCTCATGCTTGGTCGGCTCACACCTACTTGGTTAAGGCACATGTATACCAAGTCACATGTTGCTATTATTTGCTCCTTAGATGCCTCTTTTACGACGTCATGATCAACAATCTCAAACAATCGGTTTTCCTTTTTAGCCTTCTCAAAATACATTGCTAGAGTTCTATCTTCTTCTGGAGATCTTTCAGTACTAATGGGCTTTTCCCCTGTTAAGAGTTCTACAAGAACTACACCAAAGCTATACACATCACTCTTAACTGTAAGTACACCTGTATGGAAATATTCAGGATCCAAGTAACCAAACGTCCCTTGAACTAGCGTAGGGACTAGACTATGACCTAATGGGACAAACCTTGAGGCACCAAAATCTGCAATTTTTGCGGTGTAATTGTCATCCAACAAAATGTTAGTGGACTTCACATCTCTATGTATGATGGGCATTCGAGCTTCCGTGTGAAGGTAAGAAAGTGCACCAGCCGATTCATGTGCTATCCTTAAACGACTATTCCATGATAATCTCTCTGTATCACTTGCTTTATCTTGAATATGATGATAAAGAGTGTCATTAGAAATAAATTCATAAGCTAGCAATGGAACATCAGTCTCCAAACAACATCCCAAAAGTTGCACGACGTTATGGTGATTAATTTGTGTAAGAATTATCATTTCATTAATAAATTGCTCCCTTTGTTCTTCATCTAATCTTTGAGACTTTTTGATTGCTACTATGCGCTTATCTACTAGTATTCCTTTGTACACAGTGCCATTATATCCTTTTCCAATAATATTTTTTTCTGCATAATTATCGGTCGCTTCTTCGAGGTCTTTAACTCGGAAAATTTTCATGGAAGCATGACCACTATTGGTTTTCAGTTTATCTTGCAATAACAGACCGCCATTTTGCTCAAAGAGTTTTTGTCTTTTCAAAAGTAGCTTCCTTTTCTTGGTCGTATAGTAAATGATACATGATCCAATCATTACTACGAGGAATGCAAACCCAAAACCTATATGTTTTATGGGAAAATTACCATTGATTACATTAAATCGATATGAATAAGGCACTTAAAATCTCATGTAATGAATTCCTATATCCCAGGACTCAAAGAAAAGAAGGGATTACGTACCTAATGAAAATTGGAGTACGGGGAATGATTTACGTTGGCAACCATCCTTATTTTTGCCATCACCAGAATACCCGTCTTTACATTTGCACTTGTAGCTCCCATTAGTATTAAAACAAGTTCCGTTGCAAGGGAACTTCTCCAAATGATCACATTCATTGATATCTACAAATGATGTGTGAAGTATTATGGGTTATATTCAAGTCAACGATATTTAATTATGGTCAAATACTGGTTAAGTGAACTAAGTGGTTGTTCTGTTATATTGTCAAGTCAGGGGTGCTGTTAGTAACTTCTatgttactccctccgtccctatttAATTATCAccagacaaaaaatacacagtttaaaaaaATATCATAAAAGTACCGTACTTTCGgtttactttccagttttacccttaCTTTCTCTCTCCTTTAATTCTATCCACATATATTAAGGGAATAATAGAACTTAATGTTCTTATTCTTTTGTATTTaaggaagtggacaattaatttaggACATCATAAAATAGAATACTGGACAATAATATAGGGACGAATGGAGTATTATGTTATTTCAGTTATTCCATAATTGGGGGAGCATCTTTCTAGCTATAAATAGAATTGATCTTTGTAATCGATGTTATCAATTCCTTTTGTAATAGTTTTCAATCAATGAGAATTCAATCATTTAAAGTTAAATTCTTTCATTCTTTTCTTTGTTATcataaattggtatcagagcttgcgTTATGGTTCATAATCGAAGAAAGGAGGCTTTTGATTAATTTTGGTTTGAAGTTGAAATTGATCTGTGAAAAATCACGATGACTAAGTTTGATTTAGAGAAATTCGATGGTAAGAATTATTTTGGGTTATGAAGGTTAAAGATGAGAGCATTTCTTGTACATAGGGGTGTTGCTGCTGCACTTGAAGGAAAAGACAGGAAAAGACAGTTTGCCTGCAAGGTTAACAGATGAGAAAAAGAAGGAAATGCTTGAAAAATCTCATAGTACGATTATCTAGTGTCTTATATGGAGGTTTCCAAAGAAGTTACTGCTACAGGTTTGTGGTTAAAATTGTAAAGCTTATACATGACACATTCATTAACAAACAGATTATATTAGAAACGAATGTAACATTTCAAATAGGGTCTGGTAAGTCAGTGGAAGATCATGATGATGAGTTTAATCGAATTATTCTTGATTAGAGAATATTGGGGTGGAGGTGGATGAAGAAGATAGTGTTATAATCTTTCTTACCTCTTTACCAGAATCATATGAGAATTTTGTTGACATTTTGATGTACGACAAAGAAACATTGACTATGGAAGAAGTTCTAAAAGCCATAAACTCTAAAGCATTAAAGAAAAGAAGTCATCTAAAAAAGAATCCAGTGATGGGTTGTTAAAGGGAGATCAGTCGTAGATGATATCATCACGACCTCTTTTTCGTACCGCTAGGGTAGAGATTATAAGCAGAAGAGTAATGCTAGGTCAAAGTCAAGGATTAAACCAATATATGCTTTATAAACCATCAAGATGGTCATCCGAAGAAGGATTGTCCTGAAAGGAATTCTGATAAGAAAAAAAAGGTGATTCATCTATAAAGTCAATAAAGAAGCTCATGTTGTTGATTCTTCTTCCGAAGGGTATGAAAGTTTTGAGGTATTAGTTGTTTCAAGTACAAAATCAACCAGAAATTGGGTGATGGATTCTGGTTGCTCCTATCATATGACACTTTGTAAAGAATTTTTGCTAGACTATCAAGAAGTGAGTCATGAATCTATTATGCTTAGTGATGATAGCTCTTGTAAGGTAAAAGGCGCTGGTATAGTCACTTCAATGGAAAATGGTAAAGTCAAGGGTGCTATAGTTGTTCTTCTagttaacaaaatatatatatatatatatatatatatatatatatatatatatatatatatatatatatatatatatatatatatatatatatatatatagcccgtGCAACACACATGTGTGTAAAAAATCGTGTAAAAAAATTGTGCAAAAAAATTTAGATTGCAGTTCATATagatatgtaaatagcgatactaaagaATAAGAATGCCTAAATTTTTTTATTTACAATTCACCATGGTTAAAAATATATGAGAATCAAGCAATGAACATGCATGCATGAATCAAAAGTGATGATAGACACTTAACTTTTTGATATATCAACTTTTTAATCAACTTTTTTAGAgcttatatttttaataaaatgataataattgataAAATTATTAAATTGTAACACTTTATAAATTAGTTAGTGTATGGAACCCGTGCATTATAAAGTAGTTAAAAAATAGTTAAAAAATAGTTAAAAATTACTTTGCAGTTTTGCTGTAATAGGTTTTAGAGCCCGTGCTTTGTTCGGTGGATAAACTAATAGTGCAAAATTAACTGATTTTTTCAATGTacttatattttctctaaaaattacgcagtatataatttacatataattaaaaagatattaatggagAGATAAAAAAAATTGTAGATATTAAGTTAATAACACCACCAAAACCATTTTTAAATTTTATCAACGCCATAGgcttttaaactcaaaagaacttttaaaatttaacaccacaggctcttaaactaaaaagaataattgtttgaaaaaataaattaattttgcacgattattttaccCACCGTGCAATAcacaatttttaaaatttgtcaacaccttgGGCTCTTAAATAATTATTAGACTATTCCTATTTTTTTAGTATCGTTATTTACATACCAaaatgaactgcaaattacattttttgtaCGAATTTTTACACACCGTGCTTTGTTCGGTGGATAAACTAATAGTGCAAAATTAACTGATTTTTTCAATGTacttatattttctctaaaaattacgtagtatataatttacatataattaaaaagatattaatggagAGATAAAAAATTGTAGATATTAAGTTAATAACACCACCAAAACCACTTTTAAATTTTATTAACGCCACGGgcttttaaactcaaaagaacttttaaaatttaacaccacaggctcttaaactcaaaagaataattgtttgaaaaaatcaattaattttgcacTATTATTTTACCCACCGTGCAATAcacaatttttaaaatttgtcaacaccttgGGCTCTTAAATAATTATTAGACTATtcctatttttttagtatcgctatttacataccaaaatgaactgcaaattacattttttgtaCGAATTTTTACACACCTACCTACCAACCTACCCACCTACCCACCCTTCCCACATGGGGATCTAGATGATAAGATCTACGTGGCAAAGCCTAAAGGTTTTCTTATTGCTGGAATGGAGAAGAAGGTGTGTTTACTTTCAAAAATCTTTGTATATTTTGAAGGAAAAGGAAATGATACAAGAGGTTTGATCAACGTATGGTTCTAATAAAAGCAACTATGACAGTGGTGTATACTTTAAAGAGTATGAGAAAGGCATGTTCATATATCTTTTGCTATATGTTGATCATATGTTGTTGGTCTGCAAGGATAAAGCAGTAATAATAGAGACTAAGAATACGCTAAATAGTGAATTTGATATGAATGAGTTATGTGATGTCAGGAAGATTTTAGGCATGGAAAATCCACAGGAGTCTAAAACAAATCAAGTTGTCTCAAAGTGGTTATGCAAGAAAAGTTCTTAAATAAAGAACTATAACATGTTGAAGTGCGAAAGTGTGAAAACATCTTTGGATCAGTATTTTAAGATGTCTACTTTGGCTTCTCCAAAAACAGCAGATGAGGAGAAAGAAATAGCCAAAATACCTTATACTAATGTAGTAGGTATTCTAATGTACTTAATGGTTTGCACTAGACTTAATCTTGCCTATGCAGTTAATATGGTTAGCACATACTTATCATGTCCTTAAAAGAAACATTGGGAGGCTATAAAGTAGATACATAGGTATTTGAGTGGTTTGactctattaatcgagtcaacagcaagcgtcgatttattgatgacttgactgtcgcttagagtCTAAATTGAATTCCAAACAAGAattaaaactcatgaaaatttaattataccattttcatggcgtttcatttttaattagttttatttttatatattttatttttactttctaAAATTTTTCCTACTTATAGGCCGGAGATCCTCTTGGAAGCAATCTTTCAATCCATAGAATATTGAGAGGGAGGACTTTGTCTACTATTGAAAGTGTTttaagaaatgacttctctttattctaggataaagGAAGAATTGTTTACATCTCACCTCTTATACGTCGCATATGCGGATTGaattttgttattgttgttgtgtatTAGGTATTTGCGTGGTATAGTAGACTTTGGTCTGGTATATGGTAGTCATAGTAGTCTGAATAGTGGTATTGAAGGGTATGCAGACTCAAAATTTTCCAAAGATAGACAAAGGTAGGTCCATAAGTCGATATGTTCTTACAATATTTGGTTCCGCTGTCACCTAGAAAGCTAGTCTTCAACATGTGGTAGCTCTGTCTACTactgaagctgaatatattgcttTGACAGAAGCATTAAAAGAGTCGATGTGGCTTAAGGGGTTGGTAATTGGGTTGGGTATAAACTTGGAGCAACCTATAGTATACTGTGATAGTCAAAGTGCATTGCTGTTGTCTAAGAATCAAGTATATCATGAACGTACTAAGCATATTAGTGTCAAGATGCACTTCATCAGAGATGCGATTAGTGCAGGTGATGTAGCTGTTAAAAAGATTGATTTCTGAAAATGCAGCAGATATCTTATGCTTACCAATTGATATATATGTAAAATGTTTTGAGAATTTTGAAGATTAGAGGAGATTAGTCAATTGTAACTTGTTGACCTTCTATAAAGGTGGAGAGTGTGAAGCATAATGGGTTATATTCATGCATAGGCTAATAGAAAAGAGTCTCTCGGCGCATAGCCTTCATTCTACTAAACAATGAAAAGGTTACGAAATCACTTAGCTCCACGTTAGGAGAGTCAAGGGGGCCTACATAAAGAACAAGTCAACGATTCAGTAATGGTCAAATACTGGTCTAGTGAACTATAAGGGTTATCTGTTATATTGTCAAAGTTCAGGGGTGCAGTTGGTAACTTCTTTGTTAATCTATTATTTCTTTTATTCCAGAATTGGGGAGCGTCTTAGTTGTTCTAGCTATAAATAGAATTGATCTTTGTAATAAGAACAAGTCAACGATTCAGTAATGGTCAAATACTGGTCTAGTGAACTATAAGGGTTATCTGTTATATTGTCAAAGTTCAGGGGTGCAGTTGGTAACTTCTTTGTTAATCTATTATTTCTTTTATTCCAGAAT
This genomic window from Rutidosis leptorrhynchoides isolate AG116_Rl617_1_P2 chromosome 2, CSIRO_AGI_Rlap_v1, whole genome shotgun sequence contains:
- the LOC139891594 gene encoding wall-associated receptor kinase 2-like — protein: MLLYIIILFLLTFSCTMSTSYDISKPECPNQCGNVTVPYPFGIGKDSSCSLDDSFYVTCNTTFQPAQLFLGNGDLRIHDIADTDFRIFTRLSYSCYNKTGGLDVNSGWWFSLKQFTFSEKNKFTVVGCDDYALITGENNKKYSSGCIGLCSKPLEVPDGKCTGEGCCQTSIAKGLSYYSVSLGSYRNHTDVWPFNSCGYAFLAEEGSFQFRGINDSSNFTKFLERSESTLVAAIDWVILSGKRGSACGDNSNSYDVDGGGYRCSCKDGYEGNPYIGCQDINECDHLEKFPCNGTCFNTNGSYKCKCKDGYSGDGKNKDGCQRKSFPVLQFSLGFGFAFLVVMIGSCIIYYTTKKRKLLLKRQKLFEQNGGLLLQDKLKTNSGHASMKIFRVKDLEEATDNYAEKNIIGKGYNGTVYKGILVDKRIVAIKKSQRLDEEQREQFINEMIILTQINHHNVVQLLGCCLETDVPLLAYEFISNDTLYHHIQDKASDTERLSWNSRLRIAHESAGALSYLHTEARMPIIHRDVKSTNILLDDNYTAKIADFGASRFVPLGHSLVPTLVQGTFGYLDPEYFHTGVLTVKSDVYSFGVVLVELLTGEKPISTERSPEEDRTLAMYFEKAKKENRLFEIVDHDVVKEASKEQIIATCDLVYMCLNQVGVSRPSMREVTNELERIIRIAS